In Salvia hispanica cultivar TCC Black 2014 unplaced genomic scaffold, UniMelb_Shisp_WGS_1.0 HiC_scaffold_391, whole genome shotgun sequence, one genomic interval encodes:
- the LOC125199133 gene encoding transcription factor TEOSINTE BRANCHED 1-like has protein sequence MNPHFSPPSPPHSSMNTNSSSRTSTPIPIPFQTPLPSSDHHPPKPKQKQAVPRKRTGKKDRHSKICTAKGIRDRRMRLSLQVARKFFDLQDMLGYDKASKTIEWLFSKSNKAMKDLTNTKDGKFASESGENCSNNAKAKAQCRTEEKVMVKRVESSPNQNVLDKLGSSSSSPPLDRERVCVADDVGTIEKLLGNSTSDHYNCSTFMGFLGNWDLLEQ, from the coding sequence ATGAATCCCCATTTTTCTCCACCTTCCCCTCCCCATTCTTCGATGAACACCAACTCATCTTCCCGGACTTCcactccaattccaattccattcCAAACCCCCCTGCCATCATCAGATCATCACCCCCCAAAACCTAAACAGAAGCAAGCAGTCCCGAGGAAGAGGACCGGAAAGAAAGACCGGCACAGCAAGATTTGCACTGCGAAAGGGATCCGAGACAGGAGAATGAGGCTCTCCCTTCAAGTCGCGAGGAAATTCTTCGATCTCCAAGACATGCTGGGCTACGACAAAGCGAGCAAAACCATCGAGTGGCTTTTCAGCAAATCCAACAAGGCGATGAAGGACCTCACCAACACCAAGGATGGTAAGTTCGCGTCGGAATCCGGGGAGAACTGCTCGAACAATGCAAAGGCGAAAGCGCAGTGCAGAACAGAGGAGAAGGTGATGGTAAAGCGGGTCGAATCGAGCCCTAATCAGAATGTTTTAGACAAATTAGGGTCTTCGAGCAGCAGTCCTCCATTAGATCGAGAAAGGGTTTGTGTAGCGGACGATGTCGGAACAATCGAGAAGCTTCTGGGGAATTCCACTTCTGATCATTACAACTGCTCTACTTTCATGGGATTTCTTGGAAACTGGGACCTGCTTGAGCAATGA